A single genomic interval of Thermodesulfobacteriota bacterium harbors:
- a CDS encoding diaminopimelate decarboxylase, with product MTKGGKRLWWERDDLGYRDQRLVLAGADLAALARSMGTPLFVYSRQRLLANLQRLFAALAGRSFPSRIFFAIKANRFPPLLAALQLHGGCGADVCSPGELLLARQVGFAEEEISYTATAVADSDLDLIARQPGVWVNADSLSTIRRLGQRCPGRQIGLRLNPGRGLGYRDQELLQYAGSRPTKFGIYPARFREALDLAASFGLAVTGLHFHCGCGWSDPQLPVLDRILSDCRQLAGQVPGLRVLNVGGGLGVPYTGEDPPLDLRAWADLLGRHLGGLGCAVWVEPGNYLAMDAGVLLVQVNTVEEKEGRIFVGVNGGTDLVVEPAYYHLPLEVAVCQRRPDQPARQVTVAGHINEALDILAEDIELPAVEEGDFLALLNTGAYGSTMSSHHCLRGQFMEMLLP from the coding sequence GTGACCAAGGGCGGAAAACGTCTCTGGTGGGAGCGGGATGATCTGGGATACCGGGACCAGCGGCTGGTCCTGGCCGGCGCCGATCTCGCAGCCCTGGCCCGCTCCATGGGCACACCGCTTTTCGTTTACAGCCGCCAGCGTCTTCTCGCCAACCTCCAGCGGCTCTTCGCTGCCCTTGCCGGCCGCTCCTTTCCCTCCCGCATCTTCTTCGCCATCAAGGCCAACCGCTTCCCGCCCCTGCTTGCCGCCTTGCAGCTCCACGGCGGTTGCGGTGCCGATGTCTGTTCCCCGGGGGAGCTACTCCTGGCCCGGCAGGTGGGCTTTGCGGAGGAGGAGATCTCCTACACCGCCACCGCGGTGGCCGACAGCGATCTGGACCTCATCGCCCGCCAGCCCGGGGTCTGGGTCAATGCCGACTCCCTGTCCACGATCCGCCGCCTCGGCCAGCGCTGCCCCGGCCGGCAGATTGGTCTCAGGCTCAATCCTGGCCGGGGCCTCGGCTACCGGGACCAGGAGCTCCTCCAGTACGCCGGCAGCCGGCCCACCAAGTTCGGCATCTACCCGGCCCGCTTCCGGGAGGCCTTGGATCTGGCCGCCTCCTTTGGCCTGGCCGTGACCGGCCTCCATTTCCACTGCGGTTGCGGCTGGAGCGACCCGCAGCTGCCGGTCCTGGACCGGATCCTCTCCGACTGCCGGCAACTGGCCGGCCAGGTGCCTGGCCTGCGGGTGCTGAATGTCGGCGGCGGTCTGGGGGTACCGTATACCGGAGAGGATCCGCCTCTGGACCTGCGGGCCTGGGCGGATCTCCTGGGCCGGCATCTGGGTGGCCTGGGGTGTGCGGTGTGGGTGGAGCCTGGCAACTACCTGGCCATGGATGCCGGGGTGCTCCTGGTGCAGGTGAACACCGTGGAGGAGAAGGAGGGCCGGATCTTCGTCGGGGTGAACGGCGGCACCGACCTGGTGGTGGAGCCGGCGTATTACCATCTGCCCCTGGAGGTGGCGGTCTGCCAGCGCCGGCCGGATCAGCCGGCCCGACAGGTGACGGTGGCCGGCCACATCAACGAGGCCCTGGACATCCTGGCCGAGGACATTGAGCTGCCAGCGGTGGAAGAGGGTGACTTTCTGGCCCTCCTCAACACCGGCGCCTACGGCAGCACCATGAGCTCCCACCACTGTCTGCGGGGCCAGTTCATGGAGATGCTCCTGCCCTGA
- a CDS encoding type II toxin-antitoxin system HicA family toxin has product MRSVSGKDLVRAVERNGWLLLRIHGSHHIFGKPGSVVRLSIPVHGAQPLKVGLLRHLMSLAELSESDLDG; this is encoded by the coding sequence ATGAGGTCCGTCTCGGGGAAGGATTTGGTCAGGGCTGTGGAGCGAAACGGCTGGCTGCTGCTCCGGATCCACGGTAGCCACCACATCTTCGGCAAGCCTGGGAGTGTGGTCCGACTGTCGATACCCGTCCACGGTGCTCAGCCACTCAAGGTTGGACTTCTCAGGCATCTCATGAGCCTAGCCGAGCTGTCGGAGAGCGACCTCGATGGCTGA
- a CDS encoding type II toxin-antitoxin system HicB family antitoxin: MRLKVVVHTAAEGGYWAEVPAIPGCATQGETFEELLQNLYEAIEGCLAVDVTPAKISESDRIMEIAV, encoded by the coding sequence ATGCGATTGAAGGTCGTCGTTCACACTGCCGCGGAAGGTGGGTACTGGGCGGAGGTTCCCGCGATCCCAGGTTGCGCTACCCAGGGCGAGACGTTTGAGGAACTGCTCCAGAACCTCTACGAGGCCATTGAGGGCTGCCTGGCCGTCGATGTGACGCCTGCCAAGATCTCCGAGAGCGACCGTATCATGGAAATTGCCGTATGA
- a CDS encoding acetate--CoA ligase family protein: MTRRDCTRDTPPPARSPLPALAASPQGLAAIFSPSSVAVIGASNRPGSVGRSVFGNLLAADFAGTVYPVNVRAKSVCGVRAYPSLADLPEPVDLGVVIVPAAGVPAVAREAAAAGVKGLVVIAAGFRETGAAGAALEAELAAVCQEAGIRLVGPNCLGVMNTDPAVRLNASFARRRANPGHIAFISQSGALCTAVLDFAARRNIGFSKFISVGNKADIGELAIIRYLAADPQTRVIMLYVEELRHGAEFIETVREITGGEHPTPILAIKAGRTAEGAAAASSHTGSLAGSEAVYDALFQQSGVFRVQTIEELFDCAIAFASQPLPRSNRIAIVTNAGGPGIIATDVTIGSGLRLARFQPETTAALRSHLPAAANIKNPVDVIGDAGSERYQAALEAVLNDESVDGVLFILTPQSMTEIEATAAMIPSLAKRSGKPVMASFMGLMDVSAGVELLEQGGIPHYSFPETAARTMGALYRHSRWVRRQHYKELALAFDRPRARAAIEAALAAGQLYLGEVEGNEILAAYGFPVLPGRLVTSPEEAAAAVAELGPCAFKIVSPQIIHKSDVGGVRVGIRSPEEAREAFAAIMAAAGQHSPEASLRGVFAQKLAAPGVETILGIKRYEAFGPLLMFGLGGIFVEIFKDVSFRLAPIRHNGAWHMVHAIEAFPMLTGARGAAPCDTAAIEECLLRLSALATDNPEIVELDVNPLIAHPEGQGASVADCRLLLAPVSA; the protein is encoded by the coding sequence ATGACCAGACGCGATTGCACGCGGGACACACCGCCGCCGGCCCGCTCCCCGCTGCCGGCCCTGGCCGCCTCCCCCCAGGGCCTCGCCGCCATCTTCAGCCCCTCCTCGGTGGCGGTGATCGGCGCCTCCAACCGGCCGGGCAGCGTCGGCCGCTCGGTGTTCGGCAACCTTCTGGCCGCTGATTTCGCCGGCACCGTCTATCCGGTGAATGTGCGGGCGAAGTCGGTGTGCGGGGTGCGGGCCTATCCCAGCCTGGCCGATCTGCCGGAGCCGGTGGATCTGGGGGTGGTCATCGTGCCGGCAGCCGGCGTGCCGGCGGTGGCCCGGGAGGCGGCCGCCGCCGGGGTCAAGGGCCTGGTGGTCATCGCCGCTGGCTTCCGGGAGACGGGAGCGGCCGGTGCCGCCCTGGAGGCGGAGCTGGCCGCCGTCTGCCAGGAGGCCGGCATCCGGCTGGTGGGCCCCAACTGCCTGGGGGTGATGAACACCGATCCGGCGGTCCGGCTCAACGCCTCCTTTGCCCGCCGCCGGGCCAACCCCGGCCACATCGCCTTCATCAGCCAGTCCGGCGCCCTGTGCACCGCGGTGCTCGATTTTGCCGCCCGCCGCAACATCGGCTTTTCCAAGTTCATCTCGGTGGGCAACAAGGCGGACATCGGCGAGCTGGCCATCATCCGCTACCTGGCAGCGGATCCCCAGACCCGGGTGATCATGCTCTATGTGGAGGAGCTCCGGCACGGCGCCGAGTTCATCGAGACGGTGCGGGAGATCACCGGCGGCGAGCACCCGACGCCGATCCTGGCCATCAAGGCCGGCCGTACCGCCGAGGGCGCGGCCGCCGCCAGCTCCCACACCGGGTCTTTGGCCGGCTCCGAGGCGGTCTACGACGCCTTGTTCCAGCAGTCCGGGGTCTTCCGGGTGCAGACCATCGAGGAGCTGTTCGACTGCGCCATCGCCTTTGCCAGCCAGCCCCTGCCCCGCTCCAACCGCATCGCCATCGTCACCAATGCCGGCGGCCCCGGCATCATCGCCACCGACGTCACCATCGGCTCCGGCCTCAGGCTGGCCCGCTTCCAGCCGGAGACCACCGCGGCCCTGCGCAGCCATCTGCCGGCCGCGGCGAATATCAAGAATCCGGTGGACGTCATCGGCGATGCCGGCTCGGAGCGCTACCAGGCGGCCCTGGAGGCGGTCTTGAATGACGAGAGCGTGGACGGGGTGCTCTTCATCCTCACCCCCCAGTCCATGACCGAGATCGAGGCCACCGCGGCCATGATCCCCAGCCTGGCCAAGCGGAGCGGCAAGCCGGTCATGGCCTCGTTCATGGGTCTCATGGATGTCTCCGCCGGGGTGGAGCTCCTGGAGCAGGGCGGCATCCCCCACTACAGCTTCCCGGAGACCGCGGCCCGCACCATGGGCGCCCTGTACCGCCACTCCCGCTGGGTGCGGCGCCAGCACTACAAGGAGCTGGCTCTCGCCTTCGACCGGCCGAGGGCCCGGGCGGCGATCGAGGCGGCCCTGGCGGCCGGCCAGCTCTATCTGGGCGAGGTGGAGGGCAACGAGATCCTGGCCGCCTACGGCTTTCCGGTCCTGCCCGGCCGGCTGGTGACCTCGCCGGAGGAGGCGGCCGCCGCGGTGGCCGAGCTGGGTCCCTGCGCCTTCAAGATCGTCTCCCCCCAGATCATCCACAAGTCCGACGTCGGCGGGGTGCGGGTGGGGATCCGCTCGCCGGAGGAGGCCCGGGAGGCCTTCGCCGCCATCATGGCCGCCGCCGGCCAGCACTCCCCGGAGGCGAGCCTGCGGGGTGTCTTCGCCCAGAAGCTGGCCGCGCCGGGGGTGGAGACCATCCTCGGCATCAAGCGCTACGAGGCCTTCGGCCCCTTGCTCATGTTCGGCCTCGGCGGCATCTTCGTGGAGATCTTCAAGGACGTCTCCTTCCGTCTCGCCCCCATCCGCCACAACGGCGCCTGGCACATGGTCCATGCCATAGAGGCCTTTCCCATGCTCACCGGCGCCCGGGGCGCCGCGCCCTGCGACACCGCCGCCATCGAGGAGTGCCTCCTGCGCCTCTCCGCCCTGGCCACCGACAACCCCGAGATCGTCGAACTGGACGTGAACCCCCTGATCGCCCACCCGGAAGGCCAGGGCGCCTCGGTGGCCGACTGCCGCCTGCTCCTGGCGCCGGTGTCCGCCTGA